In a genomic window of Syngnathus typhle isolate RoL2023-S1 ecotype Sweden linkage group LG4, RoL_Styp_1.0, whole genome shotgun sequence:
- the LOC133152900 gene encoding zinc finger protein basonuclin-1-like isoform X3 produces the protein MKMAEAICCTLLNCNCDNFKPGNQKRRQCENCKHGWVAHALSKLKVQDMYQHGQVEIVHTNVVFDICSLMLYGTHAIPIRLKILLDRLLSVLKQEEVIRILNALDWTLQDYIRGYVLQDVAGKVLDRWAIMTFEEEIATLQQFLRFGSCQQLHEQHQESCQGSVKHQSQRQGDQAQDNIANEKIPQIPSSADSSHIGINSVTFTALQDNQVECLSSTTKIEVGDFSTSDNYSDALPPPSMISDVIQMSAFGRMRNGHTGLGISIGSRGGGALKKGRVFCNACEKTFYDKGTLKIHYNAVHLKIKHKCTIEGCNMVFSSLRSRNRHSANPNPRLHMSLNRNNRQKYIQNILSAEEYYPGEKMSEQVTSIPTCSAKRHRSLYSYTVEQVDSGLKIHKSSFPSTGQRGILFPNLKAVQPVLPFYRSLVTPAEIAHATGILPSLPLLSPSVSVKHTTVHDICNADPIPKKKSRKSSMPIKIEKGMLEQNEQTNKGTNFEKNIPLLDPDKEARGCHRAKKEIIFMGAKFEHEEKEIYFYEAQERKGKKYLSDQTIEKHKDDTIQQVKTVTTISSSSSLKNTSIKSLCNNQLDSQELSFNEEIDGKEYRNTKYEDEQISKRQCSGHWLTNENALLDHKKEASEGCVDCQDKIPHYEIYGKTFKNLDSVCCTTKMCTIRRCTCAMHCCSAIFPLCRSQISEKKRSLHLA, from the exons CTCTTAGTAAATTGAAGGTGCAGGACATGTATCAGCATGGCCAGGTGGAGATTGTGCATACCAACGTGGTGTTTGACATCTGCAGCTTGATGCTGTATGGGACCCACGCTATTCCCATACGCCTTAAGATCCTTTTGGACCGCCTTCTCTCTGTTCTCAAACAAGAAGAGGTTATCaggatcctcaatgcacttGACTGGACACTACAGGACTACATACGAGGATATGTACTGCAG GATGTAGCAGGAAAGGTACTGGATCGATGGGCTATTATGACATTTGAGGAGGAGATTGCAACCCTGCAGCAGTTTCTGCGCTTTG GTTCATGCCAGCAGCTTCATGAGCAACACCAGGAGTCATGCCAAGGGTCAGTAAAGCACCAGAGTCAAAGGCAAGGTGATCAAGCGCAAGACAACATTGCTAATGAGAAAATCCCCCAAATTCCATCTTCAGCAGACAGCAGCCATATCGGTATCAACTCTGTCACATTCACTGCTCTTCAAGACAACCAGGTGGAATGTCTTTCCTCAACAACAAAGATTGAGGTGGGAGATTTTTCAACCAGTGACAACTACTCTGATGCCCTCCCCCCACCCTCCATGATCTCTGATGTGATTCAAATGTCAGCCTTTGGTAGGATGCGCAATGGGCACACTGGATTGGGGATTTCAATAGGAAGTAGGGGTGGAGGAGCTCTGAAGAAGGGTCGTGTATTTTGCAATGCCTGTGAGAAGACATTCTATGACAAAGGCACACTTAAAATCCATTACAATGCAGTGCACCTTAAGATAAAGCACAAGTGTACAATTGAGGGATGCAATATGGTATTTAGCTCACTGCGCAGTCGCAACCGCCACAGTGCAAATCCTAACCCACGACTTCACATGTCCTTGAATCGCAACAACAGACAAAAATACATACAGAACATTTTATCTGCTGAAGAATACTATCCTGGAGAGAAAATGTCTGAGCAAGTCACATCCATTCCAACTTGCTCTGCAAAACGTCACAGATCATTATATAGCTACACGGTGGAGCAAGTGGATAGTGGCCTAAAGATACACAAGAGCTCTTTCCCCAGTACAGGCCAGCGTGGCATTCTGTTTCCCAATTTAAAGGCAGTACAGCCAGTCCTGCCTTTCTATCGCAGCCTTGTTACACCAGCAGAAATTGCCCATGCTACAGGAATACTACCCTCACTCCCCCTACTGTCACCCTCGGTGTCTGTAAAACATACTACTGTTCATGACATCTGTAATGCTGAccccataccaaaaaaaaagtctcgaaAGTCAAGTATGCCCATAAAGATAGAAAAGGGGATGTTGGAGCAAAATGAGCAGACTAATAAGGGGACTAACTTTGAAAAGAACATTCCTTTGCTGGACCCAGATAAAGAAGCGCGTGGTTGTCATAGAGCAAAAAAGGAAATTATTTTCATGGGGGCTAAGTTTGAGCACGAAGagaaagaaatatatttttatgaagCTCAAGAAAGGAAAGGTAAAAAGTATTTGTCAGACCAGACCATAGAAAAGCATAAGGATGACACCATACAGCAAGTAAAAACAGTAACTACCATTAGTTCATCCTCTTCTTTAAAAAACACTTCGATCAAGAGCCTTTGTAACAATCAGTTGGACAGTCAGGAACTCAGCTTTAATGAGGAAATCGATGGCAAAGAGTATAGAAATACAAAATATGAAGATGAACAAATTTCAAAGCGACAATGCAGTGGGCATTGGCTGACAAATGAGAATGCTCTTTTAGACCACAAGAAGGAAGCATCTGAGGGCTGTGTAGATTGTCAGGATAAGATACCCCACTATGAAATCTATGGTAAGACTTTTAAGAACCTTGACAGTGTCTGCTGTACTACGAAAATGTGCACCATAAGAAGATGTACATGTGCAATGCACTGCTGCAGTGCAATATTTCCCTTGTGCAGGAGCCAGATCAGTGAGAAAAAGAGAAGCCTGCATCTTGCgtga
- the LOC133152900 gene encoding zinc finger protein basonuclin-1-like isoform X1 produces MKMAEAICCTLLNCNCDNFKPGNQKRRQCENCKHGWVAHALSKLKVQDMYQHGQVEIVHTNVVFDICSLMLYGTHAIPIRLKILLDRLLSVLKQEEVIRILNALDWTLQDYIRGYVLQDVAGKVLDRWAIMTFEEEIATLQQFLRFGETKSIVELMALQDKEGQAVLVPSTRTISDIHTFIERNTPCSSAILSTTKAEKQKGNNMHHFEKLIKSMAFILPFQLLNSLPAQCLGCPTGSCQQLHEQHQESCQGSVKHQSQRQGDQAQDNIANEKIPQIPSSADSSHIGINSVTFTALQDNQVECLSSTTKIEVGDFSTSDNYSDALPPPSMISDVIQMSAFGRMRNGHTGLGISIGSRGGGALKKGRVFCNACEKTFYDKGTLKIHYNAVHLKIKHKCTIEGCNMVFSSLRSRNRHSANPNPRLHMSLNRNNRQKYIQNILSAEEYYPGEKMSEQVTSIPTCSAKRHRSLYSYTVEQVDSGLKIHKSSFPSTGQRGILFPNLKAVQPVLPFYRSLVTPAEIAHATGILPSLPLLSPSVSVKHTTVHDICNADPIPKKKSRKSSMPIKIEKGMLEQNEQTNKGTNFEKNIPLLDPDKEARGCHRAKKEIIFMGAKFEHEEKEIYFYEAQERKGKKYLSDQTIEKHKDDTIQQVKTVTTISSSSSLKNTSIKSLCNNQLDSQELSFNEEIDGKEYRNTKYEDEQISKRQCSGHWLTNENALLDHKKEASEGCVDCQDKIPHYEIYGKTFKNLDSVCCTTKMCTIRRCTCAMHCCSAIFPLCRSQISEKKRSLHLA; encoded by the exons CTCTTAGTAAATTGAAGGTGCAGGACATGTATCAGCATGGCCAGGTGGAGATTGTGCATACCAACGTGGTGTTTGACATCTGCAGCTTGATGCTGTATGGGACCCACGCTATTCCCATACGCCTTAAGATCCTTTTGGACCGCCTTCTCTCTGTTCTCAAACAAGAAGAGGTTATCaggatcctcaatgcacttGACTGGACACTACAGGACTACATACGAGGATATGTACTGCAG GATGTAGCAGGAAAGGTACTGGATCGATGGGCTATTATGACATTTGAGGAGGAGATTGCAACCCTGCAGCAGTTTCTGCGCTTTGGTGAGACCAAATCCATCGTGGAACTCATGGCTCTACAAGACAAGGAGGGTCAAGCAGTATTAGTTCCCAGCACTCGGACCATCTCAgatattcatacattcattgAGCGAAACACGCCATGCTCTTCTGCTATCTTGTCTACAACCAAAGCAGAGAAGCAGAAAGGCAACAACATGCACCACTTTGAGAAACTTATTAAAAGCATGGCCTTCATATTGCCTTTCCAGCTCTTAAATTCTCTTCCAGCTCAATGTCTTGGCTGTCCAACAGGTTCATGCCAGCAGCTTCATGAGCAACACCAGGAGTCATGCCAAGGGTCAGTAAAGCACCAGAGTCAAAGGCAAGGTGATCAAGCGCAAGACAACATTGCTAATGAGAAAATCCCCCAAATTCCATCTTCAGCAGACAGCAGCCATATCGGTATCAACTCTGTCACATTCACTGCTCTTCAAGACAACCAGGTGGAATGTCTTTCCTCAACAACAAAGATTGAGGTGGGAGATTTTTCAACCAGTGACAACTACTCTGATGCCCTCCCCCCACCCTCCATGATCTCTGATGTGATTCAAATGTCAGCCTTTGGTAGGATGCGCAATGGGCACACTGGATTGGGGATTTCAATAGGAAGTAGGGGTGGAGGAGCTCTGAAGAAGGGTCGTGTATTTTGCAATGCCTGTGAGAAGACATTCTATGACAAAGGCACACTTAAAATCCATTACAATGCAGTGCACCTTAAGATAAAGCACAAGTGTACAATTGAGGGATGCAATATGGTATTTAGCTCACTGCGCAGTCGCAACCGCCACAGTGCAAATCCTAACCCACGACTTCACATGTCCTTGAATCGCAACAACAGACAAAAATACATACAGAACATTTTATCTGCTGAAGAATACTATCCTGGAGAGAAAATGTCTGAGCAAGTCACATCCATTCCAACTTGCTCTGCAAAACGTCACAGATCATTATATAGCTACACGGTGGAGCAAGTGGATAGTGGCCTAAAGATACACAAGAGCTCTTTCCCCAGTACAGGCCAGCGTGGCATTCTGTTTCCCAATTTAAAGGCAGTACAGCCAGTCCTGCCTTTCTATCGCAGCCTTGTTACACCAGCAGAAATTGCCCATGCTACAGGAATACTACCCTCACTCCCCCTACTGTCACCCTCGGTGTCTGTAAAACATACTACTGTTCATGACATCTGTAATGCTGAccccataccaaaaaaaaagtctcgaaAGTCAAGTATGCCCATAAAGATAGAAAAGGGGATGTTGGAGCAAAATGAGCAGACTAATAAGGGGACTAACTTTGAAAAGAACATTCCTTTGCTGGACCCAGATAAAGAAGCGCGTGGTTGTCATAGAGCAAAAAAGGAAATTATTTTCATGGGGGCTAAGTTTGAGCACGAAGagaaagaaatatatttttatgaagCTCAAGAAAGGAAAGGTAAAAAGTATTTGTCAGACCAGACCATAGAAAAGCATAAGGATGACACCATACAGCAAGTAAAAACAGTAACTACCATTAGTTCATCCTCTTCTTTAAAAAACACTTCGATCAAGAGCCTTTGTAACAATCAGTTGGACAGTCAGGAACTCAGCTTTAATGAGGAAATCGATGGCAAAGAGTATAGAAATACAAAATATGAAGATGAACAAATTTCAAAGCGACAATGCAGTGGGCATTGGCTGACAAATGAGAATGCTCTTTTAGACCACAAGAAGGAAGCATCTGAGGGCTGTGTAGATTGTCAGGATAAGATACCCCACTATGAAATCTATGGTAAGACTTTTAAGAACCTTGACAGTGTCTGCTGTACTACGAAAATGTGCACCATAAGAAGATGTACATGTGCAATGCACTGCTGCAGTGCAATATTTCCCTTGTGCAGGAGCCAGATCAGTGAGAAAAAGAGAAGCCTGCATCTTGCgtga
- the LOC133152900 gene encoding zinc finger protein basonuclin-1-like isoform X2, with product MYQHGQVEIVHTNVVFDICSLMLYGTHAIPIRLKILLDRLLSVLKQEEVIRILNALDWTLQDYIRGYVLQDVAGKVLDRWAIMTFEEEIATLQQFLRFGETKSIVELMALQDKEGQAVLVPSTRTISDIHTFIERNTPCSSAILSTTKAEKQKGNNMHHFEKLIKSMAFILPFQLLNSLPAQCLGCPTGSCQQLHEQHQESCQGSVKHQSQRQGDQAQDNIANEKIPQIPSSADSSHIGINSVTFTALQDNQVECLSSTTKIEVGDFSTSDNYSDALPPPSMISDVIQMSAFGRMRNGHTGLGISIGSRGGGALKKGRVFCNACEKTFYDKGTLKIHYNAVHLKIKHKCTIEGCNMVFSSLRSRNRHSANPNPRLHMSLNRNNRQKYIQNILSAEEYYPGEKMSEQVTSIPTCSAKRHRSLYSYTVEQVDSGLKIHKSSFPSTGQRGILFPNLKAVQPVLPFYRSLVTPAEIAHATGILPSLPLLSPSVSVKHTTVHDICNADPIPKKKSRKSSMPIKIEKGMLEQNEQTNKGTNFEKNIPLLDPDKEARGCHRAKKEIIFMGAKFEHEEKEIYFYEAQERKGKKYLSDQTIEKHKDDTIQQVKTVTTISSSSSLKNTSIKSLCNNQLDSQELSFNEEIDGKEYRNTKYEDEQISKRQCSGHWLTNENALLDHKKEASEGCVDCQDKIPHYEIYGKTFKNLDSVCCTTKMCTIRRCTCAMHCCSAIFPLCRSQISEKKRSLHLA from the exons ATGTATCAGCATGGCCAGGTGGAGATTGTGCATACCAACGTGGTGTTTGACATCTGCAGCTTGATGCTGTATGGGACCCACGCTATTCCCATACGCCTTAAGATCCTTTTGGACCGCCTTCTCTCTGTTCTCAAACAAGAAGAGGTTATCaggatcctcaatgcacttGACTGGACACTACAGGACTACATACGAGGATATGTACTGCAG GATGTAGCAGGAAAGGTACTGGATCGATGGGCTATTATGACATTTGAGGAGGAGATTGCAACCCTGCAGCAGTTTCTGCGCTTTGGTGAGACCAAATCCATCGTGGAACTCATGGCTCTACAAGACAAGGAGGGTCAAGCAGTATTAGTTCCCAGCACTCGGACCATCTCAgatattcatacattcattgAGCGAAACACGCCATGCTCTTCTGCTATCTTGTCTACAACCAAAGCAGAGAAGCAGAAAGGCAACAACATGCACCACTTTGAGAAACTTATTAAAAGCATGGCCTTCATATTGCCTTTCCAGCTCTTAAATTCTCTTCCAGCTCAATGTCTTGGCTGTCCAACAGGTTCATGCCAGCAGCTTCATGAGCAACACCAGGAGTCATGCCAAGGGTCAGTAAAGCACCAGAGTCAAAGGCAAGGTGATCAAGCGCAAGACAACATTGCTAATGAGAAAATCCCCCAAATTCCATCTTCAGCAGACAGCAGCCATATCGGTATCAACTCTGTCACATTCACTGCTCTTCAAGACAACCAGGTGGAATGTCTTTCCTCAACAACAAAGATTGAGGTGGGAGATTTTTCAACCAGTGACAACTACTCTGATGCCCTCCCCCCACCCTCCATGATCTCTGATGTGATTCAAATGTCAGCCTTTGGTAGGATGCGCAATGGGCACACTGGATTGGGGATTTCAATAGGAAGTAGGGGTGGAGGAGCTCTGAAGAAGGGTCGTGTATTTTGCAATGCCTGTGAGAAGACATTCTATGACAAAGGCACACTTAAAATCCATTACAATGCAGTGCACCTTAAGATAAAGCACAAGTGTACAATTGAGGGATGCAATATGGTATTTAGCTCACTGCGCAGTCGCAACCGCCACAGTGCAAATCCTAACCCACGACTTCACATGTCCTTGAATCGCAACAACAGACAAAAATACATACAGAACATTTTATCTGCTGAAGAATACTATCCTGGAGAGAAAATGTCTGAGCAAGTCACATCCATTCCAACTTGCTCTGCAAAACGTCACAGATCATTATATAGCTACACGGTGGAGCAAGTGGATAGTGGCCTAAAGATACACAAGAGCTCTTTCCCCAGTACAGGCCAGCGTGGCATTCTGTTTCCCAATTTAAAGGCAGTACAGCCAGTCCTGCCTTTCTATCGCAGCCTTGTTACACCAGCAGAAATTGCCCATGCTACAGGAATACTACCCTCACTCCCCCTACTGTCACCCTCGGTGTCTGTAAAACATACTACTGTTCATGACATCTGTAATGCTGAccccataccaaaaaaaaagtctcgaaAGTCAAGTATGCCCATAAAGATAGAAAAGGGGATGTTGGAGCAAAATGAGCAGACTAATAAGGGGACTAACTTTGAAAAGAACATTCCTTTGCTGGACCCAGATAAAGAAGCGCGTGGTTGTCATAGAGCAAAAAAGGAAATTATTTTCATGGGGGCTAAGTTTGAGCACGAAGagaaagaaatatatttttatgaagCTCAAGAAAGGAAAGGTAAAAAGTATTTGTCAGACCAGACCATAGAAAAGCATAAGGATGACACCATACAGCAAGTAAAAACAGTAACTACCATTAGTTCATCCTCTTCTTTAAAAAACACTTCGATCAAGAGCCTTTGTAACAATCAGTTGGACAGTCAGGAACTCAGCTTTAATGAGGAAATCGATGGCAAAGAGTATAGAAATACAAAATATGAAGATGAACAAATTTCAAAGCGACAATGCAGTGGGCATTGGCTGACAAATGAGAATGCTCTTTTAGACCACAAGAAGGAAGCATCTGAGGGCTGTGTAGATTGTCAGGATAAGATACCCCACTATGAAATCTATGGTAAGACTTTTAAGAACCTTGACAGTGTCTGCTGTACTACGAAAATGTGCACCATAAGAAGATGTACATGTGCAATGCACTGCTGCAGTGCAATATTTCCCTTGTGCAGGAGCCAGATCAGTGAGAAAAAGAGAAGCCTGCATCTTGCgtga
- the LOC133152900 gene encoding zinc finger protein basonuclin-1-like isoform X4 yields the protein MSNTRSHAKADSSHIGINSVTFTALQDNQVECLSSTTKIEVGDFSTSDNYSDALPPPSMISDVIQMSAFGRMRNGHTGLGISIGSRGGGALKKGRVFCNACEKTFYDKGTLKIHYNAVHLKIKHKCTIEGCNMVFSSLRSRNRHSANPNPRLHMSLNRNNRQKYIQNILSAEEYYPGEKMSEQVTSIPTCSAKRHRSLYSYTVEQVDSGLKIHKSSFPSTGQRGILFPNLKAVQPVLPFYRSLVTPAEIAHATGILPSLPLLSPSVSVKHTTVHDICNADPIPKKKSRKSSMPIKIEKGMLEQNEQTNKGTNFEKNIPLLDPDKEARGCHRAKKEIIFMGAKFEHEEKEIYFYEAQERKGKKYLSDQTIEKHKDDTIQQVKTVTTISSSSSLKNTSIKSLCNNQLDSQELSFNEEIDGKEYRNTKYEDEQISKRQCSGHWLTNENALLDHKKEASEGCVDCQDKIPHYEIYGKTFKNLDSVCCTTKMCTIRRCTCAMHCCSAIFPLCRSQISEKKRSLHLA from the exons ATGAGCAACACCAGGAGTCATGCCAAGG CAGACAGCAGCCATATCGGTATCAACTCTGTCACATTCACTGCTCTTCAAGACAACCAGGTGGAATGTCTTTCCTCAACAACAAAGATTGAGGTGGGAGATTTTTCAACCAGTGACAACTACTCTGATGCCCTCCCCCCACCCTCCATGATCTCTGATGTGATTCAAATGTCAGCCTTTGGTAGGATGCGCAATGGGCACACTGGATTGGGGATTTCAATAGGAAGTAGGGGTGGAGGAGCTCTGAAGAAGGGTCGTGTATTTTGCAATGCCTGTGAGAAGACATTCTATGACAAAGGCACACTTAAAATCCATTACAATGCAGTGCACCTTAAGATAAAGCACAAGTGTACAATTGAGGGATGCAATATGGTATTTAGCTCACTGCGCAGTCGCAACCGCCACAGTGCAAATCCTAACCCACGACTTCACATGTCCTTGAATCGCAACAACAGACAAAAATACATACAGAACATTTTATCTGCTGAAGAATACTATCCTGGAGAGAAAATGTCTGAGCAAGTCACATCCATTCCAACTTGCTCTGCAAAACGTCACAGATCATTATATAGCTACACGGTGGAGCAAGTGGATAGTGGCCTAAAGATACACAAGAGCTCTTTCCCCAGTACAGGCCAGCGTGGCATTCTGTTTCCCAATTTAAAGGCAGTACAGCCAGTCCTGCCTTTCTATCGCAGCCTTGTTACACCAGCAGAAATTGCCCATGCTACAGGAATACTACCCTCACTCCCCCTACTGTCACCCTCGGTGTCTGTAAAACATACTACTGTTCATGACATCTGTAATGCTGAccccataccaaaaaaaaagtctcgaaAGTCAAGTATGCCCATAAAGATAGAAAAGGGGATGTTGGAGCAAAATGAGCAGACTAATAAGGGGACTAACTTTGAAAAGAACATTCCTTTGCTGGACCCAGATAAAGAAGCGCGTGGTTGTCATAGAGCAAAAAAGGAAATTATTTTCATGGGGGCTAAGTTTGAGCACGAAGagaaagaaatatatttttatgaagCTCAAGAAAGGAAAGGTAAAAAGTATTTGTCAGACCAGACCATAGAAAAGCATAAGGATGACACCATACAGCAAGTAAAAACAGTAACTACCATTAGTTCATCCTCTTCTTTAAAAAACACTTCGATCAAGAGCCTTTGTAACAATCAGTTGGACAGTCAGGAACTCAGCTTTAATGAGGAAATCGATGGCAAAGAGTATAGAAATACAAAATATGAAGATGAACAAATTTCAAAGCGACAATGCAGTGGGCATTGGCTGACAAATGAGAATGCTCTTTTAGACCACAAGAAGGAAGCATCTGAGGGCTGTGTAGATTGTCAGGATAAGATACCCCACTATGAAATCTATGGTAAGACTTTTAAGAACCTTGACAGTGTCTGCTGTACTACGAAAATGTGCACCATAAGAAGATGTACATGTGCAATGCACTGCTGCAGTGCAATATTTCCCTTGTGCAGGAGCCAGATCAGTGAGAAAAAGAGAAGCCTGCATCTTGCgtga